The Mytilus edulis chromosome 12, xbMytEdul2.2, whole genome shotgun sequence genome contains a region encoding:
- the LOC139498870 gene encoding uncharacterized protein gives MKHCSSIQNGSRQPFPLPDGKTYHVFISYATMEPDRQIAHALFTKLSERNFTCCLHEIEFQAGHLIEDNIKTYMKKSLKTIVLLSENFKNSYWCHIEMTEIVQLHMDNKGFPPIILKLDSCMVPEALMPYTYMLLQAGLDEKMPDIVDVINDMEVTEFPGSMLTISFVPLPCINYNQDTPHSPCIWPHVCAKFILSDDGCKDTCTKHHVLNKESLEKLKKCGFPVEKQYSRLSKLYKEKCSKWLKDFPSKTISGPCYYYNDKGCFVADDACPFPHICKDWFAGKCARSNCKFSHDILNQQTKLLLQKFGFNIDHPDDIILWQYREKCQNYLELKTKQNISDVVNSRTSGEDSKTTAGKCVIYLAFVAMSLNCLFNIFNKYVLTYF, from the exons ATGAAGCACTGCAGTTCAATACAAAATGGAAGTCGACAGCCGTTTCCGCTTCCAGACGGGAAAACATATCACGTGTTCATATCATACGCAACAATGGAACCAGACCGACAGATCGCACATGCTTTATTTACGAAACTTAGTGAGAGGAACTTTACATGTTGTTTACATGAAATTGAGTTTCAAGCTGGACATCTCATAGAGGACAACATAAAAACATACATGAAAAAGTCTCTGAAAACTATTGTCCTTCTAtcagaaaatttcaaaaacagtTATTGGTGCCATATTGAAATGACTGAAATTGTTCAACTACACATGGATAATAAAGGTTTCCCgccaattattttaaaattagacAGTTGTATGGTACCTGAAGCACTCATGCCATATACATATATGTTGTTGCAAGCTGGACTTGACGAAAAGATGCCGGATATTGTGGATGTTATTAATGACATGGAAGTTACAG AATTTCCAGGATCGATGCTTACCATATCATTTGTGCCATTACCTTGCATCAACTATAATCAAGATACCCCTCATTCACCATGTATTTGGCCTCATGTTTGTGCTAAATTTATTTTATCAGACGATGGATGCAAAGACACGTGCACCAAACATCACGTGCTCAACAAAGAATCCttagaaaaacttaaaaaatgtggaTTTCCGGTTGAGAAACAGTACTCTCGTCTGTCAAAACTTTATAAGGAAAAGTGTAGTAAATGGCTCAAAGATTTTCCTTCTAAAACTATATCAGGACCGTGCTACTATTATAATGACAAAGGATGTTTTGTAGCAGACGACGCATGCCCGTTCCCTCACATTTGTAAAGACTGGTTTGCCGGGAAATGTGCTCGTTCGAATTGTAAATTCTCTCATGATATTCTTAACCAACAGACAAAATTGTTATTGCAAAAATTCGGATTTAATATTGACCATCCCGATGATATTATATTATGGCAGTATcgagaaaaatgtcaaaattatttggaattgaaaacaaaacaaaatataagtgACGTCGTGAATTCCCGTACTAGCGGCGAGGATTCGAAAACTACAGCGGGtaaatgtgttatatatttaGCTTTTGTGGCTATGTCCTTAAATTGtctgtttaacatttttaataaatatgtctTAACATATTTCTAG